The region aaagtctTTTGCATAAAGCACTCACTTGGTTGCGTTATCAGCTTTGGATTCAGTGCCAGTgggatccttttttttttttttttttttgttgacgtgtccacacaagaggggaggGAGAGGagaaattcgaactagtgacctccgcttcatgaggcgtggtccccagccgattgagctaccccttggggacaGTGCCAGTGAGATCTATGCTAACTAATTGCCATCCATCATCAATTATAACAAATTTTGGAGGAATTCCACCCTTCTCTAAGCTGCAATAGCTTTACTTGTTAGTATCTTTCTATGATGCCATCCATGTTACTTAAACTACTCCCCATGATGAGAAAATCAAAACCTCTCTAAACCTTGCTTTACGCCCTCTGAAGTGACATCAGTATAGAAAGCATCCCATGTACACCAGCCAAACCAGTTCAACATGTCTGGCATCTGAAgcatataatataaagaaattagAACTTATGAAGTTAGATATGAAAATGTATAAAGTTAGATATGAAGAACTCCAGCCAGAGGATACTTTATACGTTCTTTCTCTCGCGATGAGAAAATGTCCGTAATTGTTTCTCAACACTCCTGTACATAAATGGATGTATTCTAAAGTTCAGATATGTGTAAAGAAAGAGCATTTCGCTCATCTAAGTTAAAATTCTGAAGTAAAACCTGGACTGTTGGACAGATTCTGAAAGTCTAAGAGGATAAGATCTAGTATAGTACATGTACATGAGTGATCTAATTCACATAGTATGTGACAGTACTTAAATCTATAAGTGGTTCTTCAaggaaaaacactaaaaaagaaTGTTTCTTCTAAATTCCAAAATAAAGGAAATGAAATGTGTACATGTCTCTTCAAGGATAACTTAGACACGAAATTTAAAACAATGAACAGAAATTGAGGGATATTGGTATTACCAATTTATAAAGGTGgataaaacttaaaacttactTCACTGCATTTGTGATTACATCAAATGAGTCTGGTCCAGCAGCCACAAAAACCAAATGAGTCCCCTCAAATCCTTCAACAGCGGGATCTCCTGCAAGAAACCACAATCCCTCCCCTCAATCCCTCCCATAATTCCATCTCCCACTATCATCGCCACAAAGAGGCAGCAGACTCGAAATTGTAAACCCATCAGGTTTCACCCCATCATTCTGTATATATTTTACCACCTGCCCCAATTCCTTATCAAAACTGCAACCCTTGGAGGTCGCATAGCCCGCTATTATTACATTCAAGAACATTAATTTCTCTtcggcatttcatcaaacaaattCCGGGAATCACTAAATTCCACGCATTTACAGTACATCCACATCAACAAATTCCCAACAACCGTATCCAAAAGAAACCCAATACATAAACTTTTCCCTTGAATCAATTTCCCAGCAACTGAGTCACCAGAAACCATCTGGTGGAGTAAAGCTAACAATTGCCCGAAAGAGTATTAAGTCACGGAAAATTTTCCAGGCATTAATATAAAGTTCAGTTTTACCACATGAAGCCGTGCAAATTTCTGTTTTGCTTATTAACCTCCATTTTTTTCCCCCTTGCTTGGACAGCTAAAGCTGTCAAAAGTTCTGAAAGCATATGAAGCAATGAGAACCCATATCAAGTAACAAAAATTAGATTTGCGCAAATTCAACCAACTGAGACAGTACAAACTACTCTACCAAGGATCTAACTGATCATGATCCATTGAAGCTGTTGTTGACGTTAGGGAGAGTTTCTTAACAGCAACTTCTAGATGTTCACAATCCTCATGACCCTCACCCACTGATACTGCATTTCTCCTTTGAAAATTTTTCGTTTGATTCTTGAGAAAATGCCGAACTACACAACAAACCAAATACTTCCTTGGTCGAAattcaacaaagaaaaaagaaagaaacagagagagagagaccgaatCTCTTTTCAATTCAAACAAGTCAAAGCCTATAATTGCAAGAAGCTCAAGCGATTACCTTACTGTGAATCAACTTGTGTAGTGCCCCAGGACATAAAATTATAGCAATTACCTGCTCCTTAACTCTCCTAAATTTACTTTTATCAGCACCATTTCATCCTCCATGCTTTCCCTTTTCGcaccatatataaataaataaataaataaccaatGCAAGATGGGCGAGAGATCTTACCAGACTTCATATCCACTCTCTCAACCTTCCCATATCTACTGAAAAGCCGTTCCAGATCAGATGGTCATGCGTCATACTCAAAATTTCCACAGAAGATGGGCTTCATTTTTCCTGCGACACTATAAGAAAGCACCATATATCATGATTTGATATATCTTGGACTCAGTAAGAAGTAAACTTGGTCAAGCAACTGAAATTCGTGCAGCTAACTAAAAGTAAGCATGACCACAGCATAATAACCCAGGGAATATCGTCTGCACATAAAATGCAAGTCAACTTATATATAATATGCTTATGACAGGATGCCATCTAAAACTACACAGATTGAGAGTTGAGAGTGGAAATTATGGCTCTTTTctgaaaatgatatatatatatatatataaaattaaaaattaaaaaaattaaaaaagagagagagagagagagagagagagagagagagaaactaaaACCAgggtaattatattttcttttccaattgaCCAAAATTTTTACAAGTCAAGCTTCTAGTAACCCATAATTCAATAGAGAAAAACCCATAAATCCACCCATCAATATGCAACCACCTCAAATTTGTAAATGCTTTCTCgaaataaaccaaaatattCAACTTAACACATTAGGAGTCACTACCCGCAGTCAAGGAGTAACAAAACACATTCAGATTGAATGAGGCTCGTACACCAAAATAAGTTTGTGTCTAGGGTGTAAATACTATGTTTGTTAATGGCTACCCGAATATTCCACATTTACCCCTGCTCCTTTTCCTGAGTTTTCTCACCAATCAAACAAAATCCAAATAAAACGAAATCCAGAGCCCTAATCTATAATACCATAGTAGCACaaacaaaaatcttaaaaatgaaCTATAATGAGATAaacacacatgcacacacacaGATAGAGAGACAGCGACAGCGACAGAGACGAACGGAGAGACAAGAACCTGAGGAACATCTAAAAAACCAgtcgaagaagaaagaagaagatgctgGAAGTAGAAGAAAGGAGACGTGAAACATctaaaaaaccaagaaaatatcAGATTTGTATGAAAACGAGTAAGTGCAAAATGGTAAACACGTGCGGAACGAAAAGAccaaaatattccttaaaaaaacGCGGCTCTTTACAAACTCAAATGGCAAATCGGTAATTGTAAATGAAAGATGAAAATACTTCGTAAATTTTTCTGCCATCTGAAGGTAAACAACAGCAACATTGTAATTTTCACAATATAACAGCACTTCCATCAGACTCCCTAAAATGGTTTTCTTtcctatatttaaaaaaaatatcataaaaaacaccaaaaatcaacttttaacaaataccctaaaattaaattttttggtCGAAAAGCAATAGTACTTTCCAACCCATCGGAAAGCATGGTTGCTTTCCaatctattattttaataatacaaAAAGAGCTCTCTACTcaatctctctcctctctcctcctcctctatCTTCCTCCATCGTCGAAGCTCTCCCTCAGCTTCAAACCTCGCCTCCCACCCATCCTTGCCTCCTCTTCCACAAATTCACCATCCCACCATTTCGTCCTTATGGCAATTGCTCTCCATGTCAAAGGTAAAAATAATCATGTCTGATTTACctctaaagaagaaagaagaagggcaAATTCGTAAATTAAcatgaaaaagacaaaaataatcctGCCTGATTTAGGTCTAATGAAGGAAAGAGAAGGGCAAAATCGTAAAACCGcatcatcaaagaaaaaaacactgTACATACgttcaaagaaaaaatcattgtgCACACCTCTTTCACACTTTTTATAATACTCTAAAGTATAGATATAAAATGGTACGGACCCATTGAAATACCATACGCTGATCTGTAATAACTTTCATGCGGTTGAAGATGATCTTAATCAGTGGTTTGGTTTCTGTTATAAATCCCCATCAATATGACTGGCCGAGACTATCAATTGTTGGTATTAGCAAGCAACTTAAGGTCCTTAACATGTCTAATAAACCACACCGACATAAACGTTAGGTGGAATTTCCCGTAAAAACCGGCTTGAGTGACTTATTATCCATGTGAAATTCTTAGAATCGTAACATATCATTACACTCTGTAGTCAACGTCCACAGTTGCCCAGCCACTTTATCAACATTGACTCAAtgatagacttttttttttttttttttttttttttttcacaacttTCGTATTCAATGACTTAACACTATTCTCATACTTAATACCaagatattttatttcaatCTATAGGCCATCCCCTTCGGTGAGTCAACTATAAAATTGCAATTCATTTGATCTTATACTCGATAAACTACGTTTGACATCATACCCACAACCATAATTTTCCAATGAGGGgacaaattttaataaattcctGATAATAATTTTCTCAATCTGAATGTTCAATTAGCTAATTAGCTGTATGTTAACAATCATGGGGATGACAACATAACCTTAACACTTAGACATATAACACTTCAAGTGTTTGTTGtgctaatattttttaaaaacattattttacgctcaaacaaacaaatttatgctctgtttgtttcggcataaaatgatttttggaaaatgatttcggtattttccaGTGTttagtaggggcgaaaataatagtcaaccggaaaatgatttctgtttgaccaaaaatgttcagtaaatttaggaaaatgatttacgctttttaaaagcataaataattttctcaagacgccagacgcattcAACCCTTATTAAACGACACAGTTGACCTTCACTTtaagcagtcgaccatcaccgaaatcCGACAGCATCGAGGCAatgttgccggaatccggcgatagAATCCGACCATCGTCGCCAGAATCtggtcagcccagattccggcgactGTATTCCAGCCGGCTGGCCAGAGTGGCcggccggccggatctggcccgATTCCAGCCTACTGGCCCGATTCCGGCTGTTCTGGCAGATTCCGGCAAGtatgccggaatctggcaattttggccggaatccggtaaTTTTTGGCTGGAATCCAGCTATTTTCGCCAGAATTTTGCCAACTCATTAAATATATCGATGGGAGTATGTCgatatatttatgaaaatttcAACTCATTAAATGTTTATaatcttttgtattttgtagGAACGAAgctaaatttattgaaaaaatcgTACAGAAAATCTCAAGAATTGTAAATCACACATACTTACACGTTGCCAAGCATCCGGTGGGAATAGAGTCTCATGTACAAAAAATCAGTTCACTTTTAAGTATTGAGATGAATGATAAACGACATATAGTAGGGATCTTAGGAGTTGGTGGAATTGGTAAGACAACTATTGCTAAAGCTATATACAACTTGATTGCTTCTCAATTTGAAGGTAGTTGTTTTCTGGCAAACGTTAGAGAAACTTCTAAGCAATATTCCGGCCTGGTCCAACTACAAAATACAATTCTTTCAAACATCCTAGGACATACTGTGAAGGTTGACAATGCTTATCAAGGAATTGCTGTGATAAAGAGAAGGCTTTGCTCTAAAATGATACTCCTTATTCTTGATGACGTGGATGATCAATTGGACCAATTAGATAAATTGGCTGGAAACGTTGATTGGTTTGGTTTAGGAAGTAGGATCATCATAACGACCAGAGACAAGAAAGTATTGACTAATCATGGAATAgatgatgatttaatatatatggtgGAGCAATTGGGCAGCACCGAAGCTTCTGAGCTCTTTTGTCAGAATGCTTTCAAAGAAGGCAAACCTAGTGAAGATTTTCTGGAACTAGTGGAAGATGCAATAAAGTATGCTGGGGGCATTCCGCTAGCATTAGAAGTGCTAGGTTCACATCTGTATGGTAAAGATATACATCAATGGAAAAGTGCATTGGATAAGTACAAAAGAATTCCTCCTGAAAGTATTCAAGAAACACTTGGAATAAGTTATGATGGATTGCatgaaaatgagaagaatatttttcttgacatTGCATGTTTTTTCAAAGGAAAGCCGGCAAATTATGTTATTGAAGTGCTAAACAGTTGTGATCTCTTCCCACTTGATGGTATCAAAGTGCTTATACAGAAGTCTCTCATAACCATTGATGAGGACAACAAATTGGCAATGCACAGCTTATTGCAGGACATGGGTAGAGAAGTCGTTCGACGAGAATCACCTGAAAATCCTGGCAAACGCAGTAGGTTGTGGTTTCATAAAGATGTTCGTCATGTCCTTGAAGAAAACACGGTAAGAAGTTATATCAAGAGACTCTTTTGCAtttatatttgtttctttttcacaaGTAAACATGctagaaaaaatatttgacttttttttccttgtaaaaaaatgatgaagaaTTAAACACGTACACAAATATATCtgtatacataatatatagtacatatatttatatacaagtatataaaaaaaatgtaaaatgattgtaattaacataaataaaatcataGTACACAATTGTCCTTTATTCCATTTCAAAGGTCGGCATAGTCTTTTAATAGGTAAGAGTAATcggttaaaataaaaaataaggaagTAAAAAATTTGACCTTTTGAACATGAGGATCGCTCACTTTGGAACAttataatagaaaaaataaaattacctatatttaaaaatctaaaaatgaaaagaaacatTAAAAGACAGATAGATATATGgaatgtaagttttttttttcctttttacaaagtattatatatatatatataattctaggAAGTGCTAAAATGTAGAGAGAACCggtagagtaatgctacatatcaccctAGTGTCTCATTTtgtcccccaaaattgatgtggctcttaaaatcaccattgaatttataatatatcactattagattttgatctaatagtgattttaagagccacatcaattttgagggaTGCAAaagtaatatgtagcattacttgaACATGTAAGCTTCAGATTGCATATATTGCAGGTGGACGATTTGGTGTTTTGTAAGGAAAAAAGTAGAGAACTTTATGATTTAATTTGCTAGTGTGTACTGATTCATTGCCTTACTAGGGAACAATCACAATTCAAGGCATATTGGTAGATTTTCCTGAAGGAGACATGGTGCACTTGAGTTCCAAGGCATTCAAGAATATGAAGATGCTTAGACTGCTTATAGTTAACCCTAGTGCATGCTTTTCTAGAGGACCTATTTTTCTTCCTAATGAGTTAACAGTGCTGGATTGGCCTAATTGTCCTTTAGAAtcttttccatccaattttcATGGAGCGAAACTCGTTGTTTTAAGAATGCCTGGGAGCCTCCTCAAGGAGTTGAAAGGAGTTGAGGTACAATTATTGTTTTAGGGAAATTACGTCACCACCCTATCGTGCTTCTGcctttttattttgggtttttttggaCATTGAGACCTTCGTTTCCAGTTTGATGAATTTTATATTTGTGCTTTCGAAATTTGTAAATCGAAACCTCAATTAGTGTTTTTTGTCAATAGATAACATAATTGGTGTTAGACTGGTTGTGGTTGGTTGACAACACTTTGCCCATCCATCACTGGTCATTGTGCGACAGCCCCAACCATTGCCACATGCCACGACTAGGGCTAGATGCTACAATCACATGCCATTGCCAGGGCTAGGTGCTTTCACCCAACCACAGCCAAatccacttttattttttattttttttaagtgaaataaATGTATTAAcgtattatttttgttatctatttACTGAAAACACTTCGGAGGTCTTGATTTACAAATGCCTGAAGTACATGTCTAAAATCCAACAAACTGGAAACCAGGTTTCAATGCCAAAAAGTGTGAAAGCATGAAGGGATCGAGACATAATTTCCcttgattttaaaatttcttcCTTTAAATTCTGTCGTAAATTTCCTTCAAACTAATTTATTTCCTATtttgttttgacagaattttcGAAGCACGACAATTATGAATTTCATGTCTTGTAAATTCTTAAAAATGACCACTGATTTTTCAAGGATTCCAAATTTAAGGGAATTGATTCTTGATAGTTGTACAAATTTAGTGGAGATAGATCATTCTATTGGATTTCTTGATAAGCTAGTTTGGTTGAGTCTTGACTTATGCTAT is a window of Alnus glutinosa chromosome 4, dhAlnGlut1.1, whole genome shotgun sequence DNA encoding:
- the LOC133866245 gene encoding TMV resistance protein N-like; this encodes MLPESGDRIRPSSPESGQPRFRRLYSSRLARVAGRPDLARFQPTGPIPAVLADSGKYAGIWNEAKFIEKIVQKISRIVNHTYLHVAKHPVGIESHVQKISSLLSIEMNDKRHIVGILGVGGIGKTTIAKAIYNLIASQFEGSCFLANVRETSKQYSGLVQLQNTILSNILGHTVKVDNAYQGIAVIKRRLCSKMILLILDDVDDQLDQLDKLAGNVDWFGLGSRIIITTRDKKVLTNHGIDDDLIYMVEQLGSTEASELFCQNAFKEGKPSEDFLELVEDAIKYAGGIPLALEVLGSHLYGKDIHQWKSALDKYKRIPPESIQETLGISYDGLHENEKNIFLDIACFFKGKPANYVIEVLNSCDLFPLDGIKVLIQKSLITIDEDNKLAMHSLLQDMGREVVRRESPENPGKRSRLWFHKDVRHVLEENTGTITIQGILVDFPEGDMVHLSSKAFKNMKMLRLLIVNPSACFSRGPIFLPNELTVLDWPNCPLESFPSNFHGAKLVVLRMPGSLLKELKGVENFRSTTIMNFMSCKFLKMTTDFSRIPNLRELILDSCTNLVEIDHSIGFLDKLVWLSLDLCYNLSSFPRNLKLRSLKYLKLGGCKRLNNFPEIECEMECLKCINLFGSGIKELHSSIRYLIALERLDLEGCKNLMNLPSCIYMLPHLDHLNLKGCSKLVKFPEKMGDNKQSMPSAVSKKELEISSCLELLPLPPPTNSSSVSNDGSSSIVFPALRRLWLANCVLLESNIFRIFNCSSTLEDLDLSGTAIVTIPACIKRFVRLRRLNLDNCKKLREILELPPNIENVFARWCMSLKTFFEEPQRSQLFNTWCLRKHSAPSLVGSGIELEGSSANNITPDGKAHFGVDVSTAICQNVQTLQTPQPSREHLKRHYFSFIISGYKIPHWFNYHKEVSYRNSCEIDIDEPADFDGEITGIAFSVVVTGVDHGKICFLKISASIISGGVEIYRGDASYNILNSDFVWLHFHYPKSFKRKGDNDHLRVRFYCTMNSRSMLFKSCGFHLIRRYEEKKIDLTYDI